One Pyxicephalus adspersus chromosome 3, UCB_Pads_2.0, whole genome shotgun sequence genomic window carries:
- the POLR1E gene encoding DNA-directed RNA polymerase I subunit RPA49, with the protein MASKAVWEYRGDPERAALLVQFSNGTIQNPKDVHFTLYENEDEKTPEAKRQRVLTADTDRLSYEGNNFSSETANGTPLCKYFVGVLNKATGKMEVYDAELIKMQPVLESDKKKENPSVDVPDIPTRTYREKVDALIEAFGTTKQKRALNSRKLNQVGSEILNKAMEKAAEDIIENKGRTELLNRAIAPKKELLLSVFMPPCNPNADKPENVYKFDDLISPVEYAALESVSTVFRKLTYEEILRMTEKKEHSSFILQELQDLELETDVDHQARVMWYLDNLIKFSQLKVVRRKDLISKGCPAVISGNLLKKFTVVVYKRGGLQNCISGSMKSKIVAYVLALALHISDFQVDLTCLQRDLQLTENRIVEIAKAMGLRISGRSMYTEVSFEENHKFATLRLPLTVHKYSTRIIRRKKML; encoded by the exons ATGGCTTCTAAAGCAGTGTGGGAGTACCGGGGGGACCCTGAGCGGGCAGCTTTGCTCG ttcagttttccAATGGAACTATTCAGAATCCCAAGGATGTACATTTCACTTTATATGAGAATGAAGATGAGAAAACCCCAGAAGCAAAAAGGCAAAGAGTTTTG ACAGCAGACACAGACAGACTAAGTTATGAAGGAAATAATTTCTCATCTGAAACTGCAAACGGCACCCCTCTGTGCAA ATACTTTGTTGGAGTTCTAAATAAAGCCACTGGAAAGATGGAGGTGTATGATGCTGAGCTCATAAAGATGCAGCCAGTGCTGGAATCTGACAAGAAGA aggaGAATCCAAGTGTAGATGTTCCAGATATACCAACAAGAACCTACAGAGAAAAG GTAGATGCTCTCATCGAAGCTTTTGGTACCACCAAACAAAAGCGTGCTTTAAATTCTCGAAAGCTGAACCAAGTTGGCAGTGAAATACTAAATAAGGCAATGGAAAAGGCCGCGGAGGATATCATTGAGAACAAAGGAAGAACAG AGCTGCTAAATCGAGCAATAGCCCCGAAAAAAGAGTTGTTGTTGTCTGTCTTCATGCCTCCATGTAATCCTAATGCAGATAAGCCAGAAAATGTCTACAAATTTGATGACC TTATCTCCCCTGTGGAATATGCAGCTTTGGAAAGTGTCTCCACTGTTTTTAGGAAACTCACATATGAAGAAATCCTGCGGATGACAGAGAAAAAGGA acattcctcattcatcctACAAGAGCTACAAGATCTTGAGTTAGAAACTGATGTTGACCACCAAGCTCGTGTTATGTGGTATTTGGACAATCTGATTAAATTTAGCCAACTTAAAGTTGTTAGAAGGAAAG ATCTTATTAGCAAAGGATGTCCAGCTGTTATTTCTGGAAACCTATTGAAAAAATTTACTGTGGTTGTCTACAAAAGAGGAGG GCTTCAGAATTGTATATCCGGGTCAATGAAATCTAAAATTGTGGCCTATGTCCTAGCCTTGGCGTTGCATATCTCAGATTTTCAGGTGGATCTGACATGTTTACAGAGAGACTTACAACTAACAGAAAACAG GATAGTTGAAATCGCTAAAGCAATGGGGCTGAGGATCAGTGGAAGGAGTATGTACACTGAAGTATCTTTTGAGGAAAATCACAAGTTTGCCACCCTGCGGCTCCCACTGACTGTTCACAAATATTCAACCAGAATAATTAGGAGAAAGAAAATGCTTTAG
- the ZBTB5 gene encoding zinc finger and BTB domain-containing protein 5 isoform X1 — translation MYMAMDFPGHFEQTFQQLNYQRLQGQLCDCVIVVGSRHFKAHRSVLAACSTHFRALFTVAEGDQSMNMIQLDSEVVTSEAFAALIDMMYTSTLMLGESNVMDVLLAASHLHLNSVVKACKHYLTTRTLPVSSPNDRTQEQSARMQRSFMLQQLGLSIVSSALNSSQSNEEQAQQQQTSMSSSVRNGMVEQRATFPIRRLHKRKQSSEERARQRMRASIDECLITDVTNESAQSIGNSREEYFSPDSLKISDAMKSDSAVENQEDNTLMFDQSYGNQEDTQVPSQSDNGGENIISMATQTSQVETSYNQESACEKTGYPSETHDLAVDEKDHMRVIVKSEPLSSPEPQDEVSDVTSQAEGSEPVEVEGTASGEKIELSPESSDRSFSDPQSSTDRVGDIHILDVTPNLEHKSSFSISNFLNKNRNGNLSLSQNSDDNIPNTTSDCRMDGEVSYLLSPEVGPSGHSSNVMSHLDNPFSDGPDSHFARPMQDVMSISCVQSSNYHGNDPFGMDYPRSGLGLHSMSRSIMGSARGRAFNFPNYRRIAPKMPIVTSVRSTQLQDNSSSQMMMNGGNSSYDNGNTSQQGPPQLTRASADVLSKCKKALSEHNVLVVEGARKYACKICCKTFLTLTDCKKHIRVHTGEKPYACLKCGKRFSQSSHLYKHSKTTCLRWQNSNLPTTLL, via the exons ATGTACAT ggCAATGGATTTCCCTGGACACTTTGAGCAGACCTTTCAACAGTTAAATTACCAGCGCCTCCAAGGCCAGCTCTGTGACTGTGTCATAGTTGTCGGCAGTCGGCATTTTAAAGCTCATCGCTCTGTACTAGCAGCATGCAGCACTCATTTCCGAGCTCTGTTTACTGTAGCGGAGGGTGACCAGAGCATGAACATGATTCAGCTGGACAGTGAAGTGGTAACATCTGAAGCCTTTGCTGCTCTTATTGACATGATGTATACATCCACTCTTATGCTAGGAGAAAGCAATGTGATGGATGTGCTTCTGGCAGCTTCTCACCTCCATTTGAATTCTGTTGTGAAAGCGTGTAAGCACTATCTGACTACGAGGACATTGCCCGTGTCTTCCCCCAATGACAGAACTCAGGAGCAGAGCGCACGAATGCAAAGGTCTTTCATGCTTCAGCAGCTGGGATTAAGCATTGTGAGTTCAGCTTTGAATTCAAGTCAGAGCAACGAAGAACAGGCCCAGCAACAACAGACTTCAATGAGTTCCTCTGTACGAAATGGCATGGTGGAGCAAAGGGCCACATTTCCTATAAGACGGCTGCACAAAAGGAAGCAGTCTTCAGAAGAAAGGGCTAGGCAGCGCATGAGGGCCTCTATTGATGAGTGTCTCATTACCGACGTTACCAATGAAAGTGCACAGTCTATTGGTAATTCTCGTGAAGAATATTTCTCTCCCGATTCACTAAAAATTTCAGATGCTATGAAATCCGACTCTGCTGTAGAAAACCAAGAGGATAACACACTCATGTTTGATCAGTCGTATGGCAACCAAGAAGACACACAAGTGCCGAGCCAATCTGACAACGGTGGAGAAAATATTATCTCAATGGCAACTCAAACAAGTCAAGTTGAAACAAGTTACAATCAGGAGTCTGCTTGTGAGAAAACTGGTTATCCTTCAGAGACTCATGATCTTGCAGTGGATGAAAAAGATCATATGAGAGTCATTGTAAAGTCAGAACCTCTGAGCTCCCCTGAACCTCAGGATGAGGTGAGTGATGTCACATCACAAGCAGAAGGAAGTGAACCAGTTGAGGTAGAAGGTACTGCAAGTGGAGAAAAAATTGAACTGAGCCCAGAAAGCAGCGATCGGAGTTTCTCTGACCCCCAGTCTAGTACGGACAGGGTTGGGGATATTCACATTTTAGATGTGACTCCCAACTTAGAGCACAAATCCTCATTCAGCATTTCTAATTTTttgaacaaaaacagaaatggcaACCTCAGCTTAAGTCAGAACAGTGATGATAACATTCCAAATACAACAAGTGATTGTAGGATGGATGGAGAGGTGTCCTACCTACTAAGTCCAGAGGTAGGACCCAGTGGTCACTCTTCTAATGTTATGTCTCACTTAGATAATCCTTTCAGTGATGGCCCAGATTCCCATTTTGCTCGTCCTATGCAGGATGTCATGAGCATCTCTTGTGTTCAGTCCTCCAATTACCATGGAAATGATCCGTTTGGAATGGACTACCCAAGGTCTGGCTTAGGGCTTCATTCTATGTCTAGATCTATCATGGGAAGTGCAAGGGGTCGGGCTTTTAACTTTCCCAATTATAGGCGTATTGCCCCCAAAATGCCGATTGTTACATCTGTACGGAGCACTCAGCTACAGGATAACTCCAGTTCTCAAATGATGATGAATGGAGGAAACTCCTCCTATGACAATGGAAATACTTCTCAGCAAGGACCACCGCAGTTGACAAGGGCATCTGCAGATGTTCTTTCCAAGTGTAAGAAAGCTCTCTCCGAGCATAATGTGCTGGTGGTCGAGGGTGCCCGTAAATATGCTTGTAAAATATGCTGCAAGACTTTCTTGACTTTGACAGACTGTAAAAAGCACATCCGGGTACATACAGGTGAAAAACCTTATGCCTGCCTGAAGTGTGGAAAACGGTTTAGCCAATCCAGTCACTTATATAAGCATTCCAAAACTACTTGCCTCAGGTGGCAAAACAGCAATCTTCCTACAACGTTGCTTTAA
- the ZBTB5 gene encoding zinc finger and BTB domain-containing protein 5 isoform X2, whose amino-acid sequence MDFPGHFEQTFQQLNYQRLQGQLCDCVIVVGSRHFKAHRSVLAACSTHFRALFTVAEGDQSMNMIQLDSEVVTSEAFAALIDMMYTSTLMLGESNVMDVLLAASHLHLNSVVKACKHYLTTRTLPVSSPNDRTQEQSARMQRSFMLQQLGLSIVSSALNSSQSNEEQAQQQQTSMSSSVRNGMVEQRATFPIRRLHKRKQSSEERARQRMRASIDECLITDVTNESAQSIGNSREEYFSPDSLKISDAMKSDSAVENQEDNTLMFDQSYGNQEDTQVPSQSDNGGENIISMATQTSQVETSYNQESACEKTGYPSETHDLAVDEKDHMRVIVKSEPLSSPEPQDEVSDVTSQAEGSEPVEVEGTASGEKIELSPESSDRSFSDPQSSTDRVGDIHILDVTPNLEHKSSFSISNFLNKNRNGNLSLSQNSDDNIPNTTSDCRMDGEVSYLLSPEVGPSGHSSNVMSHLDNPFSDGPDSHFARPMQDVMSISCVQSSNYHGNDPFGMDYPRSGLGLHSMSRSIMGSARGRAFNFPNYRRIAPKMPIVTSVRSTQLQDNSSSQMMMNGGNSSYDNGNTSQQGPPQLTRASADVLSKCKKALSEHNVLVVEGARKYACKICCKTFLTLTDCKKHIRVHTGEKPYACLKCGKRFSQSSHLYKHSKTTCLRWQNSNLPTTLL is encoded by the coding sequence ATGGATTTCCCTGGACACTTTGAGCAGACCTTTCAACAGTTAAATTACCAGCGCCTCCAAGGCCAGCTCTGTGACTGTGTCATAGTTGTCGGCAGTCGGCATTTTAAAGCTCATCGCTCTGTACTAGCAGCATGCAGCACTCATTTCCGAGCTCTGTTTACTGTAGCGGAGGGTGACCAGAGCATGAACATGATTCAGCTGGACAGTGAAGTGGTAACATCTGAAGCCTTTGCTGCTCTTATTGACATGATGTATACATCCACTCTTATGCTAGGAGAAAGCAATGTGATGGATGTGCTTCTGGCAGCTTCTCACCTCCATTTGAATTCTGTTGTGAAAGCGTGTAAGCACTATCTGACTACGAGGACATTGCCCGTGTCTTCCCCCAATGACAGAACTCAGGAGCAGAGCGCACGAATGCAAAGGTCTTTCATGCTTCAGCAGCTGGGATTAAGCATTGTGAGTTCAGCTTTGAATTCAAGTCAGAGCAACGAAGAACAGGCCCAGCAACAACAGACTTCAATGAGTTCCTCTGTACGAAATGGCATGGTGGAGCAAAGGGCCACATTTCCTATAAGACGGCTGCACAAAAGGAAGCAGTCTTCAGAAGAAAGGGCTAGGCAGCGCATGAGGGCCTCTATTGATGAGTGTCTCATTACCGACGTTACCAATGAAAGTGCACAGTCTATTGGTAATTCTCGTGAAGAATATTTCTCTCCCGATTCACTAAAAATTTCAGATGCTATGAAATCCGACTCTGCTGTAGAAAACCAAGAGGATAACACACTCATGTTTGATCAGTCGTATGGCAACCAAGAAGACACACAAGTGCCGAGCCAATCTGACAACGGTGGAGAAAATATTATCTCAATGGCAACTCAAACAAGTCAAGTTGAAACAAGTTACAATCAGGAGTCTGCTTGTGAGAAAACTGGTTATCCTTCAGAGACTCATGATCTTGCAGTGGATGAAAAAGATCATATGAGAGTCATTGTAAAGTCAGAACCTCTGAGCTCCCCTGAACCTCAGGATGAGGTGAGTGATGTCACATCACAAGCAGAAGGAAGTGAACCAGTTGAGGTAGAAGGTACTGCAAGTGGAGAAAAAATTGAACTGAGCCCAGAAAGCAGCGATCGGAGTTTCTCTGACCCCCAGTCTAGTACGGACAGGGTTGGGGATATTCACATTTTAGATGTGACTCCCAACTTAGAGCACAAATCCTCATTCAGCATTTCTAATTTTttgaacaaaaacagaaatggcaACCTCAGCTTAAGTCAGAACAGTGATGATAACATTCCAAATACAACAAGTGATTGTAGGATGGATGGAGAGGTGTCCTACCTACTAAGTCCAGAGGTAGGACCCAGTGGTCACTCTTCTAATGTTATGTCTCACTTAGATAATCCTTTCAGTGATGGCCCAGATTCCCATTTTGCTCGTCCTATGCAGGATGTCATGAGCATCTCTTGTGTTCAGTCCTCCAATTACCATGGAAATGATCCGTTTGGAATGGACTACCCAAGGTCTGGCTTAGGGCTTCATTCTATGTCTAGATCTATCATGGGAAGTGCAAGGGGTCGGGCTTTTAACTTTCCCAATTATAGGCGTATTGCCCCCAAAATGCCGATTGTTACATCTGTACGGAGCACTCAGCTACAGGATAACTCCAGTTCTCAAATGATGATGAATGGAGGAAACTCCTCCTATGACAATGGAAATACTTCTCAGCAAGGACCACCGCAGTTGACAAGGGCATCTGCAGATGTTCTTTCCAAGTGTAAGAAAGCTCTCTCCGAGCATAATGTGCTGGTGGTCGAGGGTGCCCGTAAATATGCTTGTAAAATATGCTGCAAGACTTTCTTGACTTTGACAGACTGTAAAAAGCACATCCGGGTACATACAGGTGAAAAACCTTATGCCTGCCTGAAGTGTGGAAAACGGTTTAGCCAATCCAGTCACTTATATAAGCATTCCAAAACTACTTGCCTCAGGTGGCAAAACAGCAATCTTCCTACAACGTTGCTTTAA
- the LOC140326171 gene encoding glyoxylate reductase/hydroxypyruvate reductase-like, translated as MKAAQQLMKVFVTRRIPPEGQKLLSQAENCTVQQWDSDDPVPRAELLKGVAGAHGLLCLLSDKIDQEVLDTAGPNLKVISTLSVGFDHLAINEIKTRGIKVGYTPDVLTEATAELSVALLLATCRRLPEAIQEVKSGGWKSWSPMWMCGYGLSNSTVGIIGLGRIGLAIAQRLKPFGVKKFLYTGRQPRPESATEVNAEYVSCEKLTEDSDFVIVSCSLIPETEGMCNKDFFQRMKKTSVFINISRGSAVNQEDLYQALVSGQIAAAGLDVTTPEPLPTTHPLLGLKNCVILPHIGSATYSTRNTMSVLAVNNLLRGLAGQEMPSELKL; from the exons CTGCACTGTCCAACAGTGGGATTCAGATGATCCTGTGCCAAGGGCAGAGCTACTGAAGGGGGTGGCAGGAGCACATGGACTGCTATGCCTCTTGTCAGACAAGATTGATCAGGAGGTTCTGGACACAGCTG GGCCAAATCTTAAGGTTATCAGTACATTGTCTGTAGGCTTTGACCATCTAgcaattaatgaaataaaaacgCG TGGAATCAAAGTAGGCTACACACCAGATGTGTTGACTGAGGCCACAGCAGAGCTAAGTGTAGCCTTACTACTAGCAACCTGTCGGCGTCTGCCAGAAGCTATACAAGAGGTAAAAAG TGGAGGATGGAAGTCCTGGTCCCCCATGTGGATGTGTGGCTATGGATTGTCCAACAGCACTGTTGGAATCATTGGCTTAGGAAGAATAG GGCTGGCTATCGCTCAAAGACTTAAACCTTTTGGTGTGAAAAAATTTTTATACACTGGGCGTCAGCCCCGACCTGAGAGTGCTACAGAAGTTAATGCTGAATATG TGTCTTGTGAAAAACTCACAGAGGACTCAGATTTTGTTATAGTGTCTTGCTCTTTAATCCCTGAGACAGAAGGGATGTGTAACAAGGATTTCTTTCAGAGAATGAAGAAAACATCCGTTTTCATTAACATCAGTAG AGGCTCGGCCGTGAACCAGGAAGATTTATACCAGGCACTGGTCAGTGGACAGATAGCAGCTGCTGGATTAGATGTTACTACTCCTGAACCCCTGCCAACAACTCACCCACTGCTGGGGCTGAAGAATTGCG TTATCTTACCGCACATTGGAAGTGCCACATACAGTACAAGGAATACCATGTCAGTGCTGGCAGTAAATAATCTACTAAGAGGCCTGGCTGGGCAGGAGATGCCAAGTGAACTTAAGCTCTAA